Part of the Chelmon rostratus isolate fCheRos1 chromosome 13, fCheRos1.pri, whole genome shotgun sequence genome is shown below.
ATGCTGAATAAATTTTACATACGGTCTACCACTCTCGGTGACAGTATTTTCTCATGTGTGACTGCGTTTAGTGGCCAAATGCGAGTTCTTCAATGCAGGAGGCAGCATCAAGGACCGGATTGGCCTCCGGATGGTGGAAGATGCTGAGAAGGCCGGGATCATCAAACCAGGAGACACGATCATCGAGCCCTCCTCTGGCAACACAGGTATTTGATAGGGAAGCATGCAGGATGAGAACAAACAGTGAATCCATCCAACCAGTGTGCCAAGTTGCATAAATCCTCCTCCTGTGGCTGCCTGCAGGTATTGGCCTCGCCCTGACAGCCGCAGTGAAAGGCTACCGCTGCATTATTACCATGCCTGAGAAAATGAGCATGGAGAAGGTGCGCAGCTCGTCCAATGATCACTTTATCTCAATTCATTATGGGACTTGTGTCTCATTGAAATCGGGTCTTACTGTGTTTTTAGGTTGATGTGTTGAGAGCTCTCGGGGCAGAAATAGTGCGCACGCCCACTTCTGCAGCTTTCGATTCCCCAGAATCTCACGTAGGTGTGGCCTGGCGTCTGAAGAACGAGATCCCCAACTCACACATCCTCGACCAGTATCGTAATGCCAGCAACCCTCTGGCTCACTACGATACCACAGCCGAGGAGATTCTGGAGCAGTGTGATGGTTTGTGCTAAAGAGTGGACTGCGCAGTCCGTTCAATATATaagttttggttgttttggctTCTTTTTTTAGATCCATGTTAGTTTTCTATAAAGGGATCGGTAGTTTTCCTGGTGTCCAttcaaaaaaacccaacagtTTAAAATTACACCGTACCAATGAAACAAAAggcataaatgaataaataaataaaaaaaacttcactgaggaagaaaatgtgCGTTTCCTTTTCAGGTAAATTGGACATGTTGGTGGCCGGAGCTGGCACAGGTGGTACACTTACTGGTGTTGCTCGGAAGCTGAAGGAGAGGTGTCCAAACGTCAaggcaagacacacacacacacacacacacacacacacacacacacacaccccactgTGATgaatctgaatgtgttttattttgctgaatCTGTGGACATTAGAGTGAGATTTGTGTGAACAGGTGATGCACAGTAGTTATGTTTCAGGCCAGTCTATTTGAAGTCAGGGGGGGCATTCAGATCTAACTCGTATAATGTGTTTCTTCCTAAGAAACCAGATCACATATTCTCTGCTCATTCAAACATGCTAAGACTGATAGCAGTGACTCTTAATGTCTATGCTTTAGATAGTTGCTGTGGACCCTGAGGGCTCCATTCTGACTGAGTCCGAAGAGGAGAGTGAGAAGAAGACTTCTTTTGAAGTGGAGGGCATTGGATACGACTTCATCCCCACAGTGCTGGACAGATCTGTGAGTGCGTCTGTGCACGCGTGCATTTGAATGTGCAAGTTCGGGTTTGTTCAGCACACCAGGCCTTTTATAATGGAGCAATTATGTGTTTCGTTGCACAGCTCAATCTGCTGCTCTCTTCTTAATCTATGCAGATTGTTGACATGTGGTATAAATCGACTGATATGGAGACGTTCACCATGGCCCGCAAGCTGATCAGAGAGGAGGGTCTTCTGTGTGGTAGGTTCACTGACCAAGTGATTCCACTTAGGTTTGGTTGGTATAACTTTTTAACACCCTCTTTTTTAGCTCCCTCTAACTGTGCATTGAataatttgtctgttttactgcAGGCGGCAGCTCTGGCTCAGCCATGGCCGCAGCAGTGAAGATGGCTCAGCAGCTTGAGGAGGGACAGCGCTGCGTTGTCATCCTGGCCGACTCCGTCCGCAACTACATGTAAGAGGCACATTCACTTAACTCTTAGACATTTACTTCCATTACTGCTACACATGATTACTGATCCCATGCTATCACATTTACCAGGGCCTCAGTGTTATGCTTTTTGGAGTTTTTCGGTGTACTACGCTGAAGCATAGTTAGCATATGATTGTAATATTTATCTGCCTCTGCAGTGCTCATTCCTCAGTTATCTTCTGCTGAAAGGGAGGTGCCTTTCCAATAAACGCTGcacatgatgaaaataatgagtatttttttattattataatgaaaAGCATTATTAGAAtagtaaatattatttttagAATTATACGGCTTGTATGGCTAAGAGCAATGGAAATGTTGCTATCACCAACCTTAGTTAGACTAGTCCCCAGAGTGGAGGGTAGAGAGCTACTTATACCACCCACCCagcatataaaacacacactgaaaattaaatatatgtCAAGAAGGATTAGCCAGTTACcatattctgtttcattttacacagcgcCCTAACTTTTTTGGATTTAGGATTGGAGTGAAAGTCTAGGAGCTGGCACATTTCCCATGCAAGCTTGACTAAAACCCTCAGGATGGTGAAAGGTGACAGAAACCAGAGCAGCCTCTGGTCTGTTTTTGTTATCTGTTATCTATCACACTCACTGCTGTTGGTTTTGCCTCAGGTCAAAGTTCCTGAGTGACAAGTGGATGTGTGAGAAAGGCTTCCTCAGCACGGAGGCTACGATGGATCTCAAAccttggtaaaaaaaaaaaaaaagtgaaccgCAAGCAATGGCAGTTAATCCAAACCACACATTAGTGTTTAATAACTCCTTTATCTCACTCTCTTGCAGGTGGTGGAACATGACCGTCCAGTGTCTACACCTGTCTGCCCCCCTCACTGTTCTGCCATCTGCGTCCTGCCAGAAAACCATTGAGATCCTGACGGAGAAAGCGTTTGACCAGGCCCCAGTGGTCAATGAGTCAGGGTACATCCTCAATCTCCGTATAAGTAAATCTTCAGTATCACACCGATCCAGACTGTTGTCTTTACAGCatgaacaggaagcagcagtaAAGCAGCAGGACTTTCCACTTTCCCATGCAGATTTGCcgaaatgcaaacaaaaagatTAAACAGTGAGATGTACTCTGTCTTTATCCAGTATTCAGCCAGGTTCATCCACAATCATCTGTTTTCACCAAATTATTCATGCAGATGTGCTGTAAGTGCTACGTTTTACCTCATAGTCTGATATTGAAACCTGGCTGCTTGACAGAAGACAAGAAAGTAAAGCACTGAAGTCAGGGACCATCCAAAAAGTGCATGCGAAACGGCCAATAGAATTTTTTAGCTTTGATGCTAGCAATTTCTTTCATTGCACATTATATTCATCTGGACCTCCTACCGTTGCACAAgcagtctcttttttttaaagaccaaTTGCTGATTGCCTTGATTTTCTTTCACTCACCTGTGAAAACAGTAGTGTATGAAACAGAATTTTGAACCAGTCCACTTCTGGTATTAATCCAaattcagagacagacagtaacTTTGCATTACAGTCCTATTGCACATCACTGTCACTTGTGTCATTGCGAATAGAGGATCACAAGGTGACGGGGTGTGTGTcgcctgtttgtgtttcacagcGTGATCCTGGGGATGGTGACTCTGGGAACcattctgtcctctctgtcgGCCGGGAAGGTCGAACCCTCAGATGCTGTCATCAAGGTGCTCTGCAAGCCTTTCAAACAGGTCAGTCAGGAGAAACACATGGAGGGCACTGACACATGGCAGATATACATACTCTGCATTTACACGGGTGTCTAATCTCCCCACACGTGTGCTCTCAGGTGCATCTGACAGACAACCTGGGGATGCTGTCCCAAATCCTCGAAACTGATCACTTTGCCCTGGTGGTCCATGATCACGTAGAGTGTAAGATACTGTatacttttttaatatttttaatattcatattcTTTGGcattttgcatgtatttgattgGAGAAAGTACATAAGTGTTATACAGGGGGAAAGGAGATGGAGGTCATGGCCCCCAGCTGTGGATGGTCAGGATGAGCTAATCCAGGGTGTGAATGTgctaaaactgctgctgttttatcagtgttaacaattattttcattatggatttaTATGCAGATAATTTTCTCAActaatgaaatgttaaaatgtcaaatactgaaaaatgtgcAATGCCATTTCCCAGAGCGCAAGGTGATGTCtttatttcattgcttttttaTCTGGCCAACAgtaaaaaaaccccaaaatattaaaataactATCACAGAcgtcaaagaaaagcaacacatcctcacattttagaagcagGAACAAGATAatgtttgcttaaaaaatgatgataaatgattaGAGAGCCCCCATAATGCAACGTATCCTTATCTGCGcttaaaaacaataatattttTGTCATAATGTACTATTATTTCTGGTGGTATACATGAAACACATTCAAGGTTGTAAATGACACATATCATTGTGTTGTAGCTACACTGCCATGTTGCTAAAAAGCCTAAACTGAAGCTTGTTAGTGGTTTTGTTATAGTGCAAAAAGGTCTTTGATAATTGCCTGAAAGCAGTGGTGCCCCCGGAagttttttcccccaaaatcTCCCTGCTGGCGTCTCCAccagttgcctggcaactgctcagagccaagaaatagtctgacTCTTCACCCTCGGACGAATTGGCAAATTGTCTTTTGCATGGGTTAAACAAACGAGATGTAACATGTTCATGGCACATTTTGTGGTGTCAGTGTAACTACAGTCTACGGTCTCTCTCCAGATGAGGAGGATGGGTCCGTTTGCCAGAGGCCGATGGTGTTTGGCGTCGTGACAGCGACTGACCTCCTCAGCTACATCACAACGCACAAGGAGCAGGACCGCTCATCGTCTGAATGCTCGCTGTTGAACACAATGTCTCTGTCTCCAATTTCTATTTAAGACTCCAGTTTTCCAACACCATGTACCCTGTGTGCACAATTATTAGGCAAGTTGTATATAAACAAACAACTCAATATTTACAAATGAACATTTCCGAAATTACAAGTTTCAAATTACTAGGTCAGGTGAGGAAGGGGGCCTTTACTGGCTAGTATTTCGATGCATGTGATGGAGCATCGTCCTGCATAAAAATCATGGCGTTCTTGGGAGATTCCCCTTTTTCCTGTACCACTGCTTGAAACAAGTGTCTTCTAAAAACTGGCGGTAGGTTTGGGAGTTGATTTTGAGTCCATCTTCAACCTGAAAAGGTCCAACTAGCTCATCTTTAATAATACCAGCCCATACCTGCACCCCACCTCCTTTATTGGGCTCCTGGTAGCTTCACGAGTGTAAAGGATGTTGATCTCTGTAGGCCACACCCTCattacacaaatgcacatcATCTGATATGCGTAAATCCAATAAGCATTCAGGTTTATACAGCTGCAGATGCATAACAGTGATGATATGGTCAAAATACTCACTTGCCTAATCATTATGCACACAGTGTATACTGCATAGCTGAAATGGCCTGCACATGTATATTAATCTGCAggtgaaaatagtcccaaacaatGACACCATTTACGAATTTTTACTAAAAATTACTATGCTGTTTTAGGAACTACCTTCTCAAACATGtaactgtatattttttatctgtttttataaGATCATCAGTAGGAACACTGCGCTTGGGGATGAGCACCACAGACAGCGGGGAAGCCTGAAAGTAGTGAGAGATtcacacattgttggttttagatTTTAGTGGGATTTGCTGACGATCAGGACAATTTGGAAAAACATCAGCCTCACCCTGTTTGTTGGCTTCATTTGTCCAGACTTGTCTGTGCTTATTGTATTCTAAGAGGATCATGGGTACATTATATTTTTATGGtattaatgattaaaaattCTTTAAGTGTTGTGGTtttgcattctgtttatttgtagCTCTAATGGGTATAATGAGGTCAGACTTAAGGAGGGATTTGACAAAATTcaaatcttaactcaaggtccagTGACAAGCTGTTATTAGATGGTCTCCTTGATCTTCTCCTGTTGTTCATTGACTTGTGGTCAGTGGTTTTGGTCTGATGTTCGTATATGACGTGCATTACGGTTTTagttcagcttgttgtttttctgcagctcagtACAGGGCAGGTGGTGGAAGTCCTCCACCCAGTGGCTGAAAATTGTACACTTGTAATTGTGTTTTAAATTACAGGAAACTGTTGCACACTGTTTGTAACACAATGTTgtggcagaaaagaaaaaaaatctacctaTGTGTGACTTAAAATCTACATTGTGAAGTAGcagacatcttgtgtccagcgGTTAAAAATCAATATATTAATATACTCTGGATTTTTCAATGAGGAGTGGATGTAATTCTAAgaatttcacataaaaaaaagacatgaattATTATTCAGAATATTTTACAGGTCTTAAAAGTCTGAAAGGGATTTTTAAGTAAAGACAGTATGTTTTTTATAAAATGcctcaatttaaaaaaagaaatcttgatCACTTTTTCCTCAGCTCTCCTTATTTTGCCTGTTTAAgttaagtttaagttttaagtttttttactctattgatcccaagactgggaaattataaTATTTAACACATGTTTTAACACACACgcaacatgcaccatgcagtgaaacacacacaggagcagtgggctgcattgaagcgcccagggagcatattgggggggttaagtgccttgctcaagggcacatcagccggctaatggagggggagggaatactccactACACCCACATTAGGAGGAATCAAACCGGCGATCTTCTGACCACAAGCCGCTTTgcaacctctaggccacggctgcccccaatCCCAGTTGTTAACATGTGTAGTGTCTCAAAAGACCAGAAGGTGGCAGTCCTAATACATTTTGTGGGAGTGGGATGAGAGAGGAATGAAAATCCACTCACCCCTCTATCCTGCCTGTCTCCCTCCAGCTGTCTCCGTCtaaataataaagcagaaatgcaaaaaaagagaaagaatctttaaaaaaagttgagatTAACAACACTTGACTGAGAAGAAAATATGCAAGGTCACACTGTCACATCACAGAACGGCCTCATAATCTGATCAGATTCATATTGGTTTTATTTCAATATGGCTGTGGCTACATGATGAGGTGACCCACATCAGGCTCATTTTACACCAAATGTTCATTTCAACACAGgattttgtgaaaatgtttatttctatttctaacATGAATTCATCTTAATGTTCAGCTTTTTCTGGCACTTTTGGTTTCCTTTACACTATATAGGTGTATATTTGACATGCTTTCCACAAAGCGCTATTCACTGTTTCCTGATTATGCTGTTTTTGCATCAAGTACTTCAGAATCTTGAACTCCTAATAACTAGCATGACGTTGATAAACTGTTTGTTAGAAACTTCAAAGtgagaaatgtgtaaaaaaaatgctaaacacaaatgaaaagcaaaattcAGAAACAATCAGATGCTTAGTCTGCTCTGACTGGTAGCTAATGTGGGCTATTGTAGGCTAATTGTAGTTGAAAAAACTAGATTGATATCGATGTTGCTGCTATGTAACTAACAAAACCAACTGAAATCAGGGTTTTCTGCTTCATGCTCTCATGAAAATATAAACTTGAATAAAATAATACCATCACTGTAGTGAAAGAGCTTTTTCTCAGTGTGACTGTTGAGAAAGTCCTTGCCGACACACACAATTGTGACTTGTGCAGAATTAGTTTTATCAGCACTTCATTCCTAATGGGGAAAAATGGAAACCCTTGAAATGGTTCAACAGCTCCAATGTCACTGAATATTAACTTCACGTAGAGGTGACACTCAGTGAGCTGGGCCAGAAACTGTAACCATCAACTTTATTATTAAACAGGGTCACTCCAGCGGGGCAACCCAGTCATACAGCACAGCCACTGTAACGGCAGATGaaaaaaccacaaacagcacATCATACTGTCCTTGACTGTCCGCTGCACGTGGTCATCTGACCTGCCAGCATCAGAAGACATCACTCCAGCAGGACACTGGTCTCTCCCAGTCATCAGCACTGAGGTCCTGCTCACATGCTCACCTGAGCGTTCCAGGCATCCAGCTGTTTTAAATGACGAGGCTCTAGAAACCCACTTTATGCAACCTGCtctgcaccaaacagcagacacacagctgtgaacACGGGGGAGCATTTAGCCGCTTAAGAGCCACATTcttccctcaggaggtggtgcACACTTGTAAATAACCAGCCGTTTGCTAACAAGATCGTCCTGTCAGCTTAAATGGTGACGACTATTTCGTTTCTACagcccctagtggccaaaaaaaaaataaaataaaataaaaaaaaatcatgtttaaacctgcaatacCTGATTatgaagacacagaaaaacactaacTTTCATCTGAGGTCGTGTTTGTCACCGCCTATGAGTTTGAGTCCAGTAATCACTTCTGGTCTCTATCAGCTCTTGAAGGAAACATCTGTCTATTGAGCAGCTAAATGCTACCTGCCAGCTAGGGTCCAGGGACCAGGTGGTGCACAGCGGGTCCTCAGATCTTTTTCACTGAAAGTAGCTGAAAAGTACACTATGAGAgaggtgagagtgaaccaaacagtaaagctgcaggaCAGAAACCCAAAACCAGGACCTCTGAAGCTCCACATAGGGGTAtggggaactgcagagtctaGAATAATGTAGGTTTGTCACAGCGAGTGACCCTTGTCATACTAAACATTgtcaatatgaaaatattgattattgttaCTCTGTGGACTAATGGAAATAATGAATACGCTTACAAATCAGAGGAAAGGCTAAATGCTCCTCTGGATGTCAAAACGATAGCTTCATCAGTGCTTTCTTAATTGTTTTATCCACACCTGCCTGTTCAAACCTCTCCTGCTGTTCCCTGCCTGTCCGGTAGCGGccctcagtctgctgctgtcatttctcACCTGAGGAGAGAGGCCTGACGACGGCTTCACCTCATTGCATCCCTGTGCTTCTTAACTCACAGTAATAATGGTATCATTCAGTGTGAGGCTAGGAGGCAAACGCTCGGTAGGCAGCTGCCTCCTTTGTTGTCGAAACAATCATGTGAACTGTGATGCCTGAGTCGAGCTGTATATTAGTCACGGGCTGATTTTAGTTTTACTGCCATTTGTCATATTCTTAAAAAAACTAACTTCACTGTCACCACCTTTAAATAAGTGGTTACCACATTTCTTTCGTGCAACCCTTTAAGGTGATGCCATGTTTACTCATGAGCCATTGTCACAGGTTGAATAATACACGTAGCTACCAGTTTAACCAGAGAGCGATGCTGGAGATTCGTGACCGATGACAGTTATTCTACTCATCATTGCATCTTGTATGAAAGGGTTGGGTGGACGTCTCTAACAGCAAGATGTAACAGGCATtgatttctatttatttatgaaGCGCTCAATGGCAACAAACCATTATACATCATTTCCTGAAACTGGTCGACTGGAAACAGTCATTATTT
Proteins encoded:
- the cbsb gene encoding cystathionine beta-synthase b is translated as MPSVSDSSSLEENGLTLCPHTAKLITADITCGQKSANEEQDSVKDQDKSYHESWERGASVPESREATAGPRNWIRPDLPSRCTWSLGAPLSESPHSHPAHTTAPSILPNILGKIGHTPLVRLNKIPKEFGLKCDILAKCEFFNAGGSIKDRIGLRMVEDAEKAGIIKPGDTIIEPSSGNTGIGLALTAAVKGYRCIITMPEKMSMEKVDVLRALGAEIVRTPTSAAFDSPESHVGVAWRLKNEIPNSHILDQYRNASNPLAHYDTTAEEILEQCDGKLDMLVAGAGTGGTLTGVARKLKERCPNVKIVAVDPEGSILTESEEESEKKTSFEVEGIGYDFIPTVLDRSIVDMWYKSTDMETFTMARKLIREEGLLCGGSSGSAMAAAVKMAQQLEEGQRCVVILADSVRNYMSKFLSDKWMCEKGFLSTEATMDLKPWWWNMTVQCLHLSAPLTVLPSASCQKTIEILTEKAFDQAPVVNESGVILGMVTLGTILSSLSAGKVEPSDAVIKVLCKPFKQVHLTDNLGMLSQILETDHFALVVHDHVEYEEDGSVCQRPMVFGVVTATDLLSYITTHKEQDRSSSECSLLNTMSLSPISI